ATCGTACTATTGGATGTTCCATCAGAAGCTTTCCAAGATGTTACTAGTTGAATATCTTTTGTAGGGATTCCTTCTTCTGTAGAAAGCACGCGCAGATTAAATCCACTGCCTCCCCAGGTACCATCATTTACAATATTGCATTCAAAAGAGGCAACAGGTGCTTTTTCCTGACCGGACACTAAACCCCCGGCAAAACCGGATACCACCGCAGCGATGATAATCGTCACAACAAGCATCAGCATAACGCCCACAACAGGCGATACAGCTTCAGTTTGCGTTATTCTTTCTTTTTTCATAATAACTCCTTCAGTTAAAATTTATCGAAACCGGCCTACCAGATCATAATGTTACCAGAATCAATAAAAGTGTTATTTTTTTAGTCATAAATAAATTTTATTATTATTTTTTCACTAATGAATAAATTAAATTTTTATTTGATAATTATTACATTTTAAAAAATAAAAAGAAATCAGATTTGTAAGAGTTAAATATTACTAAATAAAAAGTATATTTTAAAACTTAGTTAGTAAAAGTAGTAGTAAAAGGATAGTTAGTAAAAGGAAAGGCATATGAAATACACAATACCTTTAGCGATAATAGTTCTGTCAACATTCATTGCAGTAATACCCTCTGCCGCCACAGAAGACATTTCAGGAGTGTCATATACAATAACTCCGACAGGGGAAACTGATGAATACAAAATATCAATAGAAATATCAAATATCACAGCCGGCGGTCTGAGCCTTGAATTTCCCGGAAGCTTTGAAATAACTGACACAAATATCCCAAACGGCCATTATGGAAGCGATGGTGAAACTCTTATTGTAACTCTGACAGGCGAAAAAGAAATTTATCTTGATGTAGTCTGTCCAAATCTGGCGACAGGCGAAATCCTCGAAACGTGGGAAGATCTTTCATCCGGCACAAGGGGAGGAGATGAATTATCTGTTAGTGAATCAGAAAAAGAGCAGGAAACAGACAAAAAAAAGGAAGAAAACAATCAGAATAATATAACTCCTAAAGAAAGTCCGTTTGGATTTTCAGGCATTTTTAGTGTCTTCTCTATCATCATCGCAGGACTTTTAATGACTATTTCAAACAGGGAGGATAATTGAAATGGTATATAAAAAGACTGTTTTAATTATTCTCCTTTTTTCAGCCGCAATCCTACTAATAAATCCGGCATATGCAGGTACACAGAGCAATTCAGAAACTCTGCCTCTCGATAAAAACAATGATCTGATTATAACCTCAGACGAACTTGCGCCTGAAATCCTCTCATACTTAACAGAAAAATATCTCAATGGGAATACAGACATTCAGCCAACAACCGATCTCTCCGATGCAACATATATCTACGCCAACTGGAACGGAAAACCAAAAAATGTTCAGGATTTCAAAGGTCAGGCAGTAACACTCTACAGGCCGTTTAAAAAAGTGGCTGTTTTAAACGGCGAAACACTTGAAACAATGAGATCGCTTGGATTTGATGAAAGTAAAGTATCAGGTGTCGGAAAATATACACTTGAAGATAAAGTCTTCTTCCCGGAGTATTCTAATAAAGCAAACATAGGTTCGGTCTGGTCGCCTGATTATGAAAAAATAATCTCCATTTCGCCTGATGCAGTATTCATCTACGCAGATTTCATGGAGGACAAATCAGATGAAATCCAGGAGAAAATCCAGTCGATGAATCCGAAAATAAAAATATTCAGATTTGATCTCTATAATCCTTCAACCTACCTTGAAGAAACAAGGCTTCTTGCAGGTGTGATTGACAAAGAAAACAATGCAGAAACCCTTACTTA
The genomic region above belongs to Methanomicrobium antiquum and contains:
- a CDS encoding ABC transporter substrate-binding protein; amino-acid sequence: MVYKKTVLIILLFSAAILLINPAYAGTQSNSETLPLDKNNDLIITSDELAPEILSYLTEKYLNGNTDIQPTTDLSDATYIYANWNGKPKNVQDFKGQAVTLYRPFKKVAVLNGETLETMRSLGFDESKVSGVGKYTLEDKVFFPEYSNKANIGSVWSPDYEKIISISPDAVFIYADFMEDKSDEIQEKIQSMNPKIKIFRFDLYNPSTYLEETRLLAGVIDKENNAETLTYFYSEQTDLINSVISGIPKEKQTQIYFESWDDYKSVANGSGYNEKINLAGGVSIFEDATPEYPVVNPEEILIKNPDVVVKLIGSGKLAFGGYEDSDTAKVKEVYQAMTSRTGWQNLDAVKENRVHILSNDIFGGPEYILGTLYLSKWLYPDEFKNIEPEEIHQRYISQFQNLDFDVKKDGIFAYPL